A window of bacterium contains these coding sequences:
- the ftsH gene encoding ATP-dependent zinc metalloprotease FtsH, whose translation MFNKYVRNLLVWALILVVVLYLVLPLYHQRAPREEISYSDFIDKAQSGQVAQVTVSDESVSGQLKDGRSFRTYIPSGEGSYIDMLQSKGVTITVEPRSRSSMWPNLLTTMLPFIVLVGLWMLMLRQAQSGSNQAMSFGKSRARLHTEAKTRVTFEDVAGVDEAKEELEEIIEFLRHPKKFQALGAKIPRGVLLVGPPGSGKTLLAKAIAGEAGVPFFSISGSEFVEMFVGVGASRVRDLFEQAKKSAPCLVFIDEIDAVGRQRGAGLGGGHDEREQTLNQLLVEMDGFDPNAGIIVIAATNRPDILDPALLRPGRFDRRIVVDNPDAKGRRAILDVHVRGKPISEDVTLDVLARRTPGFSGADLANMVNEAALLAARRGKKRIGRSEMDEAIERVIAGPQRKSRILSAKERELTAYHEAGHALLGKLLPQANPPHKVTILPRGMALGYTLPLPQEEKYTLTRGEILANITAILGGRVAEEIVFGEITTGAANDFEKATDL comes from the coding sequence CCCGCGCGAGGAGATCTCCTACAGCGACTTCATCGATAAGGCGCAGAGCGGTCAGGTCGCGCAGGTCACGGTGAGCGACGAGAGCGTCTCCGGACAGCTCAAGGACGGACGCTCGTTCCGCACCTACATCCCCTCGGGCGAGGGCTCGTACATCGACATGCTGCAGTCGAAGGGCGTTACGATCACGGTGGAGCCGCGGTCGCGCTCGTCCATGTGGCCCAACCTGCTCACAACGATGCTGCCGTTCATCGTGCTGGTCGGGCTGTGGATGCTGATGCTGCGGCAGGCGCAGTCCGGGTCGAATCAGGCGATGTCGTTCGGCAAGAGCCGGGCGCGGCTGCACACCGAGGCCAAGACCCGGGTGACGTTCGAGGACGTGGCCGGTGTGGACGAGGCGAAGGAGGAGCTGGAAGAGATCATCGAGTTCCTCCGCCACCCGAAGAAGTTCCAGGCCCTCGGCGCGAAGATCCCCCGGGGCGTGCTGCTGGTCGGGCCGCCGGGCAGCGGCAAGACGCTGCTGGCCAAGGCGATCGCCGGGGAAGCGGGCGTGCCGTTCTTCTCCATCTCGGGCAGCGAGTTCGTGGAGATGTTCGTCGGCGTGGGCGCGAGCCGCGTGCGCGACCTGTTCGAGCAGGCGAAGAAGTCCGCCCCGTGCCTCGTCTTCATCGATGAGATCGACGCGGTGGGCCGCCAGCGGGGAGCCGGACTGGGCGGCGGGCACGACGAGCGCGAGCAGACCCTCAACCAACTACTGGTGGAGATGGACGGCTTCGACCCCAACGCCGGGATCATCGTCATCGCCGCGACCAACCGGCCGGACATCCTGGACCCGGCCTTGCTGCGTCCCGGCCGGTTCGACCGCCGGATCGTCGTGGACAACCCGGACGCGAAGGGCCGCCGCGCGATCCTGGACGTGCACGTCCGGGGGAAGCCGATCAGCGAAGACGTCACGCTCGACGTGCTGGCGCGCCGCACCCCCGGCTTCAGCGGGGCGGACCTGGCCAACATGGTCAACGAGGCGGCGCTCCTGGCCGCGCGCCGGGGGAAGAAGCGCATCGGCCGCTCGGAGATGGACGAGGCGATCGAGCGCGTGATCGCGGGGCCGCAGCGCAAGAGCCGCATCCTCTCCGCGAAGGAGCGGGAGCTCACGGCCTACCACGAGGCGGGGCACGCGCTCTTGGGCAAGCTTCTGCCGCAGGCCAATCCGCCGCACAAGGTGACGATCCTCCCGCGCGGGATGGCGCTGGGGTACACGTTGCCGCTGCCGCAGGAGGAGAAGTACACCCTCACGCGCGGGGAGATCCTGGCCAACATCACGGCGATCCTCGGGGGCCGGGTGGCCGAGGAGATCGTGTTCGGCGAGATCACGACCGGGGCGGCGAACGACTTCGAGAAGGCGACCGACCTC